One genomic region from Candidatus Dormiibacterota bacterium encodes:
- a CDS encoding CoA pyrophosphatase — MKMRRPAAVTIAILRESPHGVIFVERATHLRDHPGQIGLPGGRLDAADHDLEAAALRELHEEVGIEASRVQILATLPLIRQRINTFDVTPFVATIEPGALRIDSRETAAVFTVPLATILGPSLREGEVEFGGIRVASPVLDHEGRRIWGLTARILQSFTGAWAAGDLRATIERALR; from the coding sequence ATGAAAATGCGTCGGCCGGCGGCGGTGACGATTGCGATCCTGCGGGAATCGCCGCACGGCGTCATTTTTGTCGAGAGAGCGACGCATCTGCGCGATCATCCGGGGCAGATCGGCCTGCCGGGCGGTAGACTAGACGCTGCGGACCACGATCTCGAAGCGGCGGCCCTGCGCGAATTGCACGAAGAAGTCGGGATCGAAGCCAGTCGCGTTCAGATACTCGCAACGTTGCCGCTTATTCGCCAGCGTATCAATACGTTCGACGTGACGCCGTTCGTCGCGACAATCGAACCCGGTGCCTTGCGGATCGACTCGCGCGAAACGGCAGCGGTGTTCACCGTTCCGCTCGCAACGATCCTGGGGCCGTCCCTTCGTGAGGGCGAGGTGGAGTTTGGCGGCATCCGTGTCGCGAGCCCCGTGCTCGATCACGAAGGGCGCCGAATCTGGGGGCTGACCGCGCGAATCCTGCAGTCGTTCACCGGCGCCTGGGCGGCCGGCGACCTCCGCGCAAC